Proteins from one Fervidicoccaceae archaeon genomic window:
- a CDS encoding thiamine-phosphate kinase, which yields MRRSKKVFELGEIETIRSILRILKPVINRNACFPTEDDVQALDGCEIAVKIDGYSESMSRYPWESLRDWGWRAVTGPISDLSAKGYRAVGIVYSLGIPRNMELSTVKDLARGIREALHWYEASFLGGDLNSSRGEIWIDVAAIGKLSSGYPIPRNGANPGDKVFTTVQNGYGKPGLLYNLFVSGAWKKASRRLLSFRPAAVTSFSELARLIRIDSAIDSSDGLAKSLRLIAESSEISIELSRIPISNYMRKLLRKFSVDPLQATLFGGEEYEIIFTTSEPVERVIEACRAVGIRCLEIGRALRGDGKIFYKGKEILGEGWDHFRSGEDH from the coding sequence TTGAGGAGAAGCAAGAAAGTATTTGAGCTGGGAGAAATCGAGACCATACGGAGCATTTTGAGAATTCTGAAGCCCGTCATTAATAGGAATGCCTGCTTTCCAACAGAGGACGACGTGCAGGCCCTAGATGGGTGCGAAATCGCTGTTAAAATAGATGGCTACAGCGAGAGCATGAGTCGCTACCCATGGGAAAGCTTGAGGGACTGGGGATGGAGAGCAGTTACAGGTCCCATAAGCGATCTTTCTGCTAAAGGCTACAGAGCAGTGGGCATAGTATACAGCTTGGGTATTCCGAGAAACATGGAGCTAAGCACAGTCAAGGATCTCGCCAGGGGAATAAGAGAAGCACTTCACTGGTATGAAGCTTCATTCCTCGGAGGAGATCTGAATTCAAGCAGGGGAGAAATATGGATTGACGTAGCAGCAATAGGAAAGCTTTCCTCAGGCTATCCTATTCCAAGAAATGGGGCCAATCCCGGAGACAAAGTATTTACAACAGTGCAGAATGGTTATGGCAAACCTGGCCTCCTCTACAATCTCTTTGTGAGTGGAGCCTGGAAAAAGGCATCTAGGAGGCTTCTAAGCTTTCGTCCAGCTGCCGTGACATCATTTTCAGAGCTAGCTAGATTGATTCGAATAGACTCAGCAATAGACTCCAGCGATGGTTTGGCAAAGAGCCTCAGGCTAATTGCTGAAAGCAGCGAAATCTCAATTGAGCTGAGCAGAATACCCATATCGAATTACATGAGAAAACTATTGAGAAAGTTCAGCGTAGATCCTCTTCAGGCAACTTTGTTTGGAGGAGAGGAGTACGAGATAATTTTCACAACAAGCGAGCCCGTTGAAAGAGTTATTGAAGCATGTAGGGCAGTTGGGATCAGATGCCTTGAGATAGGCAGGGCGCTCAGGGGAGATGGAAAAATATTTTACAAAGGAAAAGAGATACTGGGAGAAGGTTGGGATCACTTCAGAAGTGGGGAAGATCATTGA
- a CDS encoding ribbon-helix-helix domain-containing protein → MKRSGTALITCKVPYEMAKEIDELVSRGRFESRSDAIRFAIGLLLSTNQAEEEQNSAV, encoded by the coding sequence GTGAAGAGATCGGGGACAGCTCTCATAACATGTAAGGTTCCGTACGAGATGGCTAAAGAGATAGACGAGCTTGTGAGCAGGGGACGCTTTGAGAGCAGAAGCGATGCAATAAGATTTGCCATAGGTCTCCTCCTTTCCACAAATCAAGCAGAAGAGGAGCAGAATAGTGCCGTCTGA
- a CDS encoding helix-turn-helix domain-containing protein: MPSESRESTGDRKKLYPDLNETEYRALVYFMNNISVGEILAIRELESIVGIKDPRAVIDSLIAKGYIERGAGCFNLSRRKFPHK; this comes from the coding sequence GTGCCGTCTGAGAGCAGAGAGTCTACGGGCGACAGGAAGAAGCTGTATCCCGATTTAAACGAAACAGAATATAGGGCCCTTGTTTACTTCATGAACAATATATCAGTAGGGGAGATCCTCGCAATAAGGGAGCTGGAGAGCATTGTTGGTATAAAGGATCCGAGGGCTGTAATTGATTCTCTAATAGCAAAGGGATATATTGAAAGAGGTGCTGGTTGTTTCAATCTATCAAGGCGGAAATTCCCACACAAATAA
- a CDS encoding N-6 DNA methylase, with product METEELRPETLEYIRSRSPEYRAMMGQYFTPKSLRREVLRRIPRLIEPKVLDPACGTGEFLVSAREHFVRPKLFCWEIDPELGKIAKKLIPDAQIEIIDSLAKPFSEEFDVVVTNPPYYEFKPSDEIREKFEEILWGRVNIYSLFIYLAVRVVKPGGYVGLVVSSSMNNGAYFRKLREYIAKNTSIEYMKVLDGSRIFSDANHTFQILVMRKRGKGELDLGNENYVLDLNGSKIFSEEAGLLRKTLNHSYTLRELGYSVRTGKIVWNKNKEKLVDNPRDGILLIWSHNIRDGKLVLENKPGKPQYIVWPEEKADRGPAIVTSRIVGHPKRASLRASLVPEGTIFVAENHVNVIYPRKSAPMRELLAIVRWLNSPEAQKVIRAITGNTQVSKNELERIIPIRLDF from the coding sequence TTGGAAACTGAAGAACTTCGCCCCGAGACGCTAGAATACATTCGCTCCAGAAGTCCAGAGTATAGAGCAATGATGGGACAATACTTCACTCCGAAGAGCTTGAGGAGGGAAGTCCTTCGGAGAATTCCAAGGCTCATTGAGCCTAAGGTACTGGATCCAGCCTGCGGTACTGGGGAGTTCCTAGTTTCTGCTAGGGAACACTTTGTTCGCCCCAAGCTCTTCTGCTGGGAGATCGATCCCGAGCTAGGGAAAATTGCAAAGAAGCTTATCCCAGACGCCCAAATAGAAATAATAGATTCCCTCGCCAAACCATTCAGTGAGGAATTTGACGTCGTAGTTACAAATCCTCCGTATTATGAATTCAAGCCAAGCGATGAGATTAGAGAAAAATTTGAGGAAATTCTCTGGGGAAGAGTCAACATTTACTCACTTTTTATTTATTTGGCAGTCAGGGTTGTGAAGCCAGGAGGCTACGTAGGATTAGTGGTATCCTCCTCCATGAACAATGGAGCATATTTCAGGAAGCTGAGAGAATATATAGCAAAAAATACGAGCATAGAGTACATGAAAGTTCTCGACGGCTCGAGGATCTTTTCTGATGCGAATCATACATTTCAAATCCTCGTTATGAGAAAGCGAGGTAAAGGAGAGCTGGATTTAGGCAACGAGAACTACGTGCTAGACCTAAACGGTTCAAAGATATTCTCAGAGGAGGCTGGTTTGCTTAGGAAAACTTTAAATCATAGCTATACACTTCGCGAGCTTGGATATTCTGTTAGAACTGGAAAGATTGTATGGAACAAGAACAAGGAGAAGCTCGTTGACAATCCCCGTGATGGCATCTTGCTCATATGGTCTCACAACATTAGGGATGGCAAGCTTGTTCTCGAAAACAAGCCAGGAAAGCCACAGTATATAGTTTGGCCTGAAGAAAAAGCAGATAGAGGTCCAGCCATAGTTACATCCAGAATTGTTGGGCATCCAAAGAGAGCTTCGTTGAGAGCTTCCCTAGTTCCAGAAGGCACAATCTTTGTTGCAGAGAACCATGTGAACGTAATCTATCCCAGAAAGAGCGCTCCGATGAGGGAGCTTCTTGCAATCGTTAGATGGCTGAATTCTCCAGAAGCTCAAAAGGTTATAAGAGCCATCACGGGAAACACGCAGGTATCGAAGAACGAGCTCGAGAGGATTATTCCAATAAGACTAGATTTTTGA
- a CDS encoding PadR family transcriptional regulator produces MKPKDKIFEERKAIAKRTFRLIILNILNERKMNGYEIIKTMREMFEGEYSPSPGLVYPTLRALEKEGLVLVENIGGSKYYQPSDEGKRVLRERKKEIEEMIERIKELKSGKHGELKKAVERLLRTLYIYLPEISENREKEIVRILDNARNEVERILQGGKNG; encoded by the coding sequence ATGAAGCCAAAGGATAAAATTTTCGAGGAAAGGAAAGCTATAGCCAAGCGAACTTTCAGGCTGATTATACTCAATATTCTGAACGAGAGAAAGATGAATGGCTATGAAATAATTAAAACAATGAGGGAGATGTTCGAGGGAGAATATTCCCCAAGTCCTGGACTCGTTTATCCTACTCTCAGAGCTCTGGAAAAAGAGGGGCTAGTTCTAGTAGAGAACATAGGAGGGAGCAAATACTATCAGCCTAGCGATGAAGGAAAAAGAGTCTTGAGAGAGAGGAAGAAGGAGATAGAGGAAATGATTGAGAGAATAAAGGAGCTGAAAAGTGGAAAGCATGGAGAGCTTAAGAAGGCTGTGGAAAGGCTTCTCAGAACACTCTACATATACTTGCCTGAGATATCTGAAAATAGGGAGAAAGAGATAGTTAGGATTCTTGATAACGCTAGAAATGAAGTTGAGAGAATTCTACAGGGTGGTAAAAATGGATGA
- a CDS encoding ATP-binding cassette domain-containing protein — translation MDDVIVENLWKIYPGNIQAVRGISFVVHHGEIFSLLGPNGAGKTTTISILTTLIKPTKGRAIVGGFDVEKQASKVREIIGLVPQDIVVDDDLTAWDNMMVQAAIYHIPKSIAKKRAEELLEFMDLSEFANKKAENFSGGMRRRLELAAALLHSPRILFLDEPTLGLDVQVRTAVWEYIKRIKKEEDMTVIMTTHYMEEADKLSDRVAIIDYGEIKAIGSPAELKESLGGDIIEIQVDGLSHEIELEKLIPTNGLIKEIKLRGDVIRIKTAEGERVLPNLVLELSRKGMVVKSVNLIKPSLDEVFLEYTGKRIRETEVSKEEVFRERAIRRRRR, via the coding sequence ATGGATGATGTAATTGTAGAAAATCTTTGGAAGATCTATCCGGGTAATATTCAGGCAGTAAGGGGGATATCCTTCGTTGTTCATCATGGAGAGATATTCAGTCTGCTCGGTCCAAACGGTGCTGGGAAAACAACAACAATTAGCATATTGACGACTCTCATAAAGCCAACCAAGGGAAGAGCAATAGTGGGAGGCTTCGATGTTGAGAAGCAGGCCAGCAAAGTTAGAGAAATAATTGGCTTAGTGCCTCAAGACATAGTAGTGGATGATGATCTAACAGCCTGGGACAACATGATGGTGCAAGCTGCTATATACCATATTCCGAAGAGCATTGCGAAGAAGAGGGCTGAGGAATTGCTTGAGTTCATGGATCTGAGCGAATTTGCCAACAAGAAGGCCGAGAACTTTTCCGGAGGAATGAGGAGGAGGCTGGAGCTTGCTGCAGCTCTTCTCCATAGCCCCAGAATCCTCTTCCTGGATGAGCCAACTTTGGGACTAGATGTTCAAGTGAGGACTGCGGTGTGGGAGTACATAAAGAGGATAAAGAAGGAGGAAGACATGACAGTAATAATGACAACTCATTATATGGAAGAAGCTGATAAGCTCTCAGACAGAGTTGCTATAATTGACTATGGAGAAATAAAGGCAATAGGATCTCCTGCAGAGCTCAAAGAGAGCCTGGGAGGAGATATAATAGAAATACAGGTTGATGGTCTGTCACATGAAATCGAGCTCGAAAAATTAATTCCAACGAATGGTCTCATCAAAGAAATTAAGTTGAGGGGAGATGTTATAAGAATAAAAACTGCCGAGGGAGAGAGAGTTCTTCCCAACCTCGTTCTTGAATTGAGCAGGAAGGGGATGGTGGTGAAATCTGTGAACCTGATAAAACCATCTTTGGATGAGGTCTTTCTCGAATATACGGGGAAGAGGATCAGGGAAACAGAAGTATCAAAGGAAGAGGTCTTCAGGGAGAGGGCTATAAGGAGGAGAAGGAGGTGA
- a CDS encoding ABC transporter permease — MVKEIGRGRLYSEIGALTLRELKKWINKPYVVAMMLIQPVLWIGLFGKAFNLTGLFTIPPDILSNLPPYVTQEVQSMFNGIMTRLFGTSNIDYFSYMAVGMMAVISLFAGLQTGMSLSWDRRLGYLNKLLVAPISRGSIIVSKVLGGTVKAIVQSMIILIIAIPFGLKLNIAGAWELLAAIAGLVLFSVGIGTLMISITLKAKSWETQMTVMNLLNLPLMFASNVLVPLAMMPNWLQTVAKFNPLTYTADILREALLMGSSASSSTILKDLGILSITAAVLLLIGVIIASRSLRKE, encoded by the coding sequence ATGGTGAAGGAAATTGGCAGAGGAAGGTTATATTCTGAGATTGGGGCACTTACTCTCAGAGAGCTCAAGAAGTGGATAAATAAGCCTTATGTTGTAGCAATGATGTTAATCCAGCCAGTTCTCTGGATCGGCTTATTTGGCAAAGCGTTCAATTTGACAGGACTCTTCACAATACCTCCAGATATACTTAGCAATCTCCCTCCATATGTAACACAGGAAGTTCAGTCTATGTTCAATGGCATCATGACGAGGCTATTCGGAACCTCGAACATTGATTACTTCTCATATATGGCTGTGGGCATGATGGCAGTGATCTCTCTGTTTGCAGGGCTGCAGACAGGGATGAGCCTTTCATGGGATAGAAGGCTTGGTTATTTGAACAAGCTACTTGTGGCCCCTATTTCTAGGGGAAGCATAATAGTATCAAAGGTTCTCGGAGGAACGGTGAAGGCTATAGTGCAGTCTATGATAATACTGATAATTGCGATCCCCTTTGGTCTCAAGCTGAATATTGCAGGAGCCTGGGAGCTTCTTGCAGCAATTGCTGGTCTTGTTCTATTTTCGGTAGGAATAGGAACCCTGATGATATCAATAACGCTGAAGGCAAAATCATGGGAAACACAGATGACGGTTATGAATCTTCTGAATCTTCCCCTTATGTTTGCTAGCAACGTTCTCGTTCCTTTGGCTATGATGCCAAACTGGCTCCAAACAGTGGCAAAGTTCAATCCTCTAACGTACACAGCCGACATATTGAGGGAGGCTCTCCTTATGGGAAGCTCTGCTAGTTCATCAACTATTCTAAAGGACCTGGGAATTTTATCTATTACAGCAGCCGTTCTTTTGCTCATCGGCGTCATAATAGCAAGCAGGAGCCTGAGGAAGGAGTAG
- a CDS encoding methyltransferase domain-containing protein has translation MREAKNLLNRARKRAVLAFLSAVYRVYPASSKFEEYRISDRIREEFACRKVLDVGCGKGNLGKLLRDLELYVGLDLSEIFEQDEGREYIRGIMEKLPIREGKIFDCAYFVNSIFYSSNWMNSLFEAERVSRRVVLIDIDKRYPHIWVLDMLEGRIRAPPHDIKRRLEGKMRVLWEKHGTTFALVLEKSS, from the coding sequence ATGAGAGAAGCTAAGAATTTGCTGAATAGAGCTAGGAAGAGGGCTGTTCTGGCTTTTTTGTCAGCAGTATACAGGGTTTATCCTGCTAGCAGTAAGTTCGAGGAATACAGAATTTCTGATAGGATAAGAGAAGAATTTGCATGCAGAAAAGTGCTTGATGTAGGGTGCGGAAAAGGAAATCTTGGAAAATTGCTGAGAGATCTGGAGCTGTATGTTGGTCTTGATCTATCTGAGATATTCGAGCAAGACGAGGGGAGAGAGTACATAAGAGGAATTATGGAGAAGCTTCCGATTAGAGAGGGAAAGATCTTTGACTGTGCTTATTTTGTGAATTCGATTTTTTACTCCAGCAACTGGATGAACAGCTTATTTGAAGCAGAAAGGGTTTCCAGAAGAGTTGTGCTTATAGATATAGATAAGAGATACCCGCACATTTGGGTTCTCGATATGCTTGAGGGGAGAATAAGAGCTCCTCCACATGATATAAAGAGGCGTTTAGAGGGGAAAATGAGGGTTTTATGGGAGAAGCACGGAACAACTTTTGCTCTCGTTCTGGAGAAATCATCTTAA
- a CDS encoding MBL fold metallo-hydrolase: MSSSLLFIGTGAGGSSGSSRWRASTLAELQDSLLLVDCGVGCHYRLSDRGYLTELDAVFITHMHMDHFLGLPELIFQAHMEGRRKPLKIIGPSGLEESIRVVAPHLFTNISFQLLIDRAENLRTFSLGRNQMQIVDVCHVLPAFGLTIRDDDTMIGFSGDTSEPCQGIDKMRGVEVLVHEATCDDRYEELCRKYGHTTARQAIAAASKIGSNILLLNHIDERFHNVQTTESDILKEGRSQTARIVNDLERIILR, encoded by the coding sequence TTGAGCTCTAGTCTTCTTTTCATAGGCACGGGAGCAGGAGGAAGTTCTGGATCGAGCAGATGGAGGGCATCCACCTTAGCAGAGCTTCAGGACTCCCTCCTACTTGTGGATTGTGGGGTCGGTTGTCACTACAGGCTCAGCGATAGGGGATATTTGACTGAGCTCGATGCTGTTTTCATTACCCACATGCACATGGATCACTTTCTCGGCCTTCCTGAGCTGATTTTTCAGGCACACATGGAGGGGAGAAGGAAGCCCCTGAAAATAATCGGACCATCTGGACTTGAGGAAAGCATAAGAGTCGTTGCTCCCCATCTCTTCACAAACATTTCATTTCAGCTTCTCATTGATAGAGCAGAGAATCTCAGAACCTTCAGTCTGGGAAGAAATCAAATGCAGATAGTAGATGTATGCCACGTCCTTCCAGCCTTCGGACTCACCATAAGAGATGATGATACCATGATAGGCTTTTCAGGAGATACTTCTGAGCCCTGCCAAGGCATTGATAAAATGAGAGGGGTAGAAGTTCTGGTTCACGAGGCCACCTGCGATGATAGATACGAGGAGCTGTGCAGGAAATATGGACACACCACAGCTAGGCAGGCTATTGCAGCAGCATCAAAAATAGGAAGCAACATCCTTCTGCTAAATCACATTGATGAGAGATTTCACAATGTTCAGACGACGGAGTCTGATATACTGAAAGAAGGGAGAAGCCAGACAGCAAGAATAGTCAATGACCTGGAGAGAATAATCTTAAGATGA
- the topA gene encoding DNA topoisomerase I, giving the protein MAKSEVSCEQLLGKGYVMIIAEKPKAAAALARALTGRPVECRERGVAYWIVKMKDRTYAIASTAGHMFTLSTNTAGFPVFDYEWVPRWEAERKAWHMRKFYSALSKLARNASLYINACDYDIEGSVIGYMIINKLGNGAEALRMKYSSLTEDELRKAFSSLSGMDWEMIEAGLCRHELDWIWGINLSRLLSWVAGERGKKSLSSGRVQSPTLFEVVNRYFEYLTFASPPKFVLRAVVIVNGEELSTTHVSSPFETRIEAEDRKKRIVRAKEGRVEKIKKERQLLPPPPAFNLSELQYEASRIYGFSPSYTQRLAEELYLDALISYPRTNSEKLPPTVPHRKIMSGLSSIKSYSEIASSIIAMGSFEPVQGKKEDPAHPAIYPTGKIPTKISRDGMRIYDLIARRYMAAFMPHADIEKGDVLIQIGEEKLLAQIRRVVKSGWLSAYYFARGREREMEVSEGDRVELKSAKISSLFQGKVRLYTKASLLKWMENEKIGTEATRAQIMETLFKRGYLMLKGKSVVPTKLGIAVALFLREEFPDITRTELTRRFEEKLLLIRENREKRENVVKEAKEFLKNELEKSIERGELLRKRMREFTAPENRCELCDLPALKEGGLCLVHYTALQRLTESFDAWEKAFGESREKILRRIARSASVGRAVREVARGIIEKKIIL; this is encoded by the coding sequence ATGGCGAAGAGTGAAGTCAGCTGTGAGCAGCTGCTGGGGAAAGGATATGTGATGATTATTGCGGAGAAGCCGAAGGCAGCAGCAGCTCTGGCAAGGGCTCTAACGGGAAGGCCTGTGGAGTGCAGGGAAAGAGGGGTTGCCTACTGGATAGTGAAGATGAAAGATAGGACATATGCAATAGCGAGCACAGCGGGACATATGTTCACGCTCTCCACCAACACTGCTGGGTTTCCAGTCTTTGACTATGAATGGGTTCCTAGGTGGGAAGCAGAAAGAAAAGCCTGGCATATGAGGAAGTTCTACAGTGCTCTATCCAAGCTTGCGAGGAATGCATCTCTCTATATAAATGCCTGTGACTATGACATCGAGGGATCTGTTATCGGATACATGATTATAAATAAGCTTGGCAACGGGGCCGAGGCCTTAAGGATGAAATATTCATCGCTAACTGAAGATGAGCTCAGAAAGGCTTTTTCCTCCCTCTCTGGAATGGATTGGGAGATGATAGAAGCTGGCCTCTGCAGGCACGAGCTAGACTGGATCTGGGGGATAAATTTGAGCAGACTGCTCAGCTGGGTGGCTGGAGAAAGAGGGAAGAAGTCGCTTAGCTCTGGCAGAGTGCAGAGTCCTACGCTCTTCGAGGTCGTCAATAGATACTTTGAATATTTAACATTTGCTTCCCCTCCAAAGTTCGTGCTTAGGGCTGTAGTAATTGTCAATGGAGAAGAGCTGAGTACTACACATGTTTCATCTCCTTTCGAAACTAGAATTGAAGCTGAGGACAGAAAAAAGAGGATAGTTAGAGCTAAGGAAGGGAGGGTTGAGAAGATCAAGAAAGAGCGCCAACTCCTTCCTCCTCCTCCAGCCTTCAACCTCAGTGAGCTGCAGTACGAGGCCTCCAGGATCTATGGCTTCTCTCCGAGTTACACACAGCGCTTGGCAGAGGAGCTGTATCTCGACGCTCTAATCAGCTATCCAAGGACAAACAGCGAGAAGCTTCCTCCAACAGTTCCGCATAGAAAGATAATGAGCGGGCTCTCATCAATAAAGAGCTATAGCGAAATAGCCTCCTCTATAATTGCTATGGGAAGCTTCGAGCCAGTGCAGGGAAAAAAGGAGGATCCTGCACATCCTGCTATATATCCAACAGGAAAGATACCAACCAAGATCAGCAGAGATGGGATGAGAATATACGATCTCATAGCAAGGAGGTATATGGCTGCCTTCATGCCTCATGCGGATATAGAAAAAGGAGATGTGCTCATTCAGATTGGGGAGGAAAAGCTCCTAGCACAAATAAGGAGAGTAGTTAAATCCGGCTGGCTATCAGCATATTACTTTGCTAGAGGCAGAGAAAGAGAGATGGAGGTTTCTGAAGGAGATAGAGTTGAGTTGAAGTCAGCCAAAATATCTTCCTTGTTTCAGGGAAAGGTGAGACTGTACACAAAAGCATCGCTCCTGAAATGGATGGAGAATGAGAAAATCGGAACAGAAGCAACGAGAGCGCAGATAATGGAGACGCTGTTTAAAAGAGGTTATCTCATGCTCAAGGGAAAGAGTGTAGTTCCCACAAAGCTGGGGATTGCAGTCGCTCTTTTCCTAAGAGAGGAGTTCCCCGACATAACTAGAACAGAACTGACAAGGAGGTTTGAGGAAAAGCTCCTTCTGATCAGAGAGAATAGAGAGAAGAGAGAAAATGTTGTTAAAGAAGCAAAGGAATTTCTGAAAAATGAACTGGAGAAATCTATTGAGAGAGGAGAGCTATTGAGAAAGCGCATGAGAGAGTTCACTGCCCCAGAGAATAGGTGCGAGCTCTGCGATCTTCCAGCATTGAAGGAAGGGGGGCTCTGCCTAGTACATTATACGGCTCTTCAGAGGCTAACCGAGAGCTTCGATGCATGGGAAAAGGCATTTGGAGAGAGCAGAGAGAAGATACTTAGAAGAATTGCCAGATCCGCTTCAGTTGGAAGGGCAGTGAGAGAGGTTGCGAGGGGCATAATCGAGAAAAAGATAATTTTGTAG
- a CDS encoding ribose-phosphate pyrophosphokinase, with the protein MSSVLVCGTKSEWFCSQLSKKLSVEFLQVESKRFPDGESYVRIDGQVSGKDVVLAHSLSPPQNDSIWELLLTMEALSESRAKKIILYLPYIAYSRQDKIFLPGEPISIKALLQILSFMGASGLITFDIHKERSLEYFRGKAYSIIPVDSLSSKLREITKSPVIVAPDIGALQRAKAVADNLGCKFFNLSKKRDLRTGEVTITAEEVDVKNREVVILDDIISTGGTVAKAASLLRELGADKIYVAVTHALMVGDAYKKLKSSGVSTIIAANTLPPLPGIEYFDVSEEGAKAIGKFLNND; encoded by the coding sequence TTGAGTTCTGTTCTTGTTTGTGGAACAAAGTCCGAGTGGTTCTGCAGCCAGCTATCCAAGAAATTGAGCGTTGAGTTTTTACAGGTAGAGAGCAAGAGGTTTCCTGATGGAGAGAGCTACGTTAGAATAGATGGGCAGGTCTCTGGGAAAGATGTTGTTTTGGCTCATTCACTTTCTCCTCCACAAAATGATTCAATTTGGGAGCTTCTGCTCACAATGGAAGCACTCAGCGAAAGCAGAGCTAAAAAGATAATTCTCTACCTTCCTTACATTGCCTACAGCAGGCAGGACAAAATATTCTTGCCTGGAGAGCCGATCAGCATAAAGGCTCTTCTTCAGATACTTTCATTCATGGGAGCTTCAGGGCTTATAACCTTTGATATCCACAAGGAGAGATCGCTGGAGTATTTCAGGGGAAAGGCATATAGCATAATTCCTGTGGATTCGCTTTCTTCGAAGCTGAGGGAAATAACGAAGAGCCCAGTAATAGTTGCCCCTGACATTGGAGCATTGCAGAGAGCAAAGGCAGTGGCAGATAATTTGGGATGCAAATTCTTCAATTTGAGCAAGAAGAGGGATCTCAGAACAGGAGAGGTAACAATAACTGCTGAAGAGGTTGACGTGAAAAACAGAGAGGTTGTTATCTTGGATGATATTATTAGCACCGGAGGTACTGTGGCTAAGGCTGCTTCTCTGCTCAGGGAATTGGGAGCTGATAAGATCTATGTAGCAGTTACGCATGCCCTTATGGTCGGAGATGCCTACAAAAAGCTGAAAAGCTCAGGAGTTTCAACGATCATAGCAGCTAATACGCTTCCCCCTCTGCCAGGAATAGAGTACTTTGATGTTTCCGAAGAAGGGGCAAAAGCAATAGGAAAATTCCTGAACAATGATTGA
- a CDS encoding ribonuclease Z has product MSDAWLIFLGTAAGVPSGGSGMPGILLQYRGKYILLDAGEGTQISLSRLGIGSAKIDAILVSHLHGDHIFGLPGLIQTMSMESRTRPLLVISPAEIRSFLDASFRITSFTPSFEIKVEEPSRLSIGDAIDVVPFRTCHTISPSFGYLLVGKSHGGKVRFSLAYTGDTMPCDSYRDAIRGAEILIHDSTFSEEVGAEAWNYGHSTSRDAALLARDIGARILFLFHISSRYSSDPLVLEREARRIFPMSFLAKDGMKFYL; this is encoded by the coding sequence ATGAGCGATGCATGGCTAATATTTCTGGGAACAGCTGCGGGAGTTCCCAGCGGAGGTTCGGGCATGCCGGGAATTCTGCTGCAGTACAGAGGAAAATACATTCTTCTGGATGCTGGGGAGGGAACGCAGATTTCCCTCTCAAGGCTGGGCATTGGAAGTGCCAAAATAGATGCTATCTTGGTTTCTCACCTTCACGGAGATCATATCTTCGGCCTTCCTGGTCTAATCCAGACAATGAGCATGGAATCAAGGACTAGGCCTCTTCTCGTCATTTCTCCTGCAGAAATTCGGTCTTTTCTTGATGCTTCCTTCAGAATAACCAGCTTTACTCCTTCCTTCGAAATTAAAGTAGAGGAGCCAAGCAGATTGAGCATAGGAGATGCTATAGATGTTGTGCCTTTTAGAACATGTCATACTATATCTCCTTCCTTTGGATATCTTCTGGTTGGGAAGAGTCATGGAGGAAAAGTTAGATTTTCACTAGCATATACTGGTGATACTATGCCCTGCGATAGTTATAGAGATGCCATAAGGGGCGCAGAAATCCTAATACACGATTCCACTTTTTCTGAGGAGGTTGGAGCTGAAGCCTGGAACTATGGACATTCAACATCGAGAGATGCTGCTTTGCTAGCAAGGGATATAGGAGCAAGAATCCTATTCCTTTTTCATATAAGCAGCAGATACAGCAGCGATCCCCTCGTTCTGGAGAGAGAGGCTAGAAGAATTTTTCCCATGAGCTTCTTGGCAAAAGATGGAATGAAGTTTTATCTGTAG